TAGTTACTATGCAAACATCTTCAATATTTATTACTTACTTTCCTTTCTAATGCCGGCTAGCCAAACTAGCCGGTTTTTTTATGTCATCTTTAAGCCAAGATTAATGTATGATAGTTGACTGAGAGTATATATGGTAGAATGAAGAAAATTATGCAATGGTCAGAAAAAGCTTTGAGAGGTGTAATAATGGAAAAAGAAGACTTACTTCATATAGATGAAAATATTAGACAGTGGTTAAGTACACTAGATGATGTTATACCACAATTAATTGCTGAAATGAAAACGACTACTAAACAAAATAGATTTGATTTAGTTACAAACGTCGATAAGACAATCCAATACCATTTCGAACAATTTTTAAAGCAACATTATCCGCAACATCAACTTTTTGCTGAAGAAAAGAATAATGACGAAGTTAAACCAAGAGAAGGCCACGTATGGATTATGGACCCAATTGATGGTACAACGAATTTAGTTAAACAACAGACAGATTACTGTATTATCTTAGGTTATTTTGTCGATGGTGTCCCGACACTTTCATACATATATGATTATCCCAAGCAAACATTACATAAAGCCATAAAAGGACATGGGGCTTATACGAATGGTAAGTTAATTCCGCAACCAGAATCCCAACCGCTAAAAGATTTAATTATTTCGTTTAATTCGCAAGTAATGAATAATGACACAATAAATGCACTTTATGATGCAGCGTTTAGTTATCGTTTCATAGGATCATGTGGTCTAGATTCGGTGAGAGTCATTCATGGTCAATTTGGTGCTCATATTAATACTAATCCAAAGCCTTGGGATATTGCTGCGCAATTTTTATTAGCGGAAGAATTAGGCTTGAAAATGACTACGTTAAGCAATGAGGAACTCGATTTTGCTACTAGTGGACCATTTATTATTAGCAATAAAGGTTGTCATGAGGAAATATTGAAAATATTAAATAGTGGTAATGGTTATGAAATATTTTAACTAATTATTTCTATATAAATTAAAATATAGGTCTAAAGCACTATGCTTTTATACGATGCTTAATATATAATATTTGATAAGTCATTAAAAAAGAATAATAGAATAGGAGTGATGTGAGTGAACCGCTCAGATTACTATACAAAGAAAAAGATGAGTGCTCCGAAAAAAGTTGTTTTATGGATTATTGCTATACTAGTGATATTAGCGATTGTTGCTGTAATTTATTTAGGGTTTAAAATATTTTCAGTCGGAAATGCAATACATAACCCATTAGACAGAAATAAGTCATCATTAAGAAGTAATGATGTTAATTTAAAGAAAGGTGATCCATTCACGATTGCCTTTTTCGGTGTGGATTCTGACGCTAAACGTGCAGCTAATAATGGTGGTCAACGAAGTGACTCAATTATGGTTGTATCAATGAATCCAAAGAAAAAAACTTCAGAAATTGTGAGTATACCTCGTGATACACAAGCTAAAATTGTGGGTAGAGGTACCACTGAAAAAATTAACCATGCCTATGCATATGGTGGTGCTAATATGGGTGTGAAGTCTTTAGAAAAGCTATTAAATGTTCCAATTGATCATTATGCAACTATCGACATGGACGGCATGAAAGAAATGATTGATACCATGGGTGGCGTTACGGTTGTAAGTAACAGTACGTTCTCATATGATGGCCAAAGTTTCGAGAAAGGTCAAAAAATGCATTTAAATGGTAAACAAGCTATGGCATTTATTAGAAGTAGAAAGCAAAGTGGCGCAGGCGGAGACTTTGGTAGACAACAAAGACAACAAATTGTTATGGAAGCTTTAGCCAATAAATTAACGAGTGTCAAATCTGTAACGCACTTTAATTCATTAACAAACCACGTGAAAGATAACGTTAAAACTGATTTATCAATAGGTGATATTAATACAATTAGAAGTAAATATAAAAAGGCTAACGACACAGTGCATAGACATCAATTAGATGGTCAAGGTGGCATCCAAGATGATGGGTTGTATTATTTCGTTCCTAGCGATGATTCTTTAAATAGTATTAAATCAGCTATCGATAAAAATTTGGGCATATAATCTTTCGAATCATATAGCATTCTAGTTCAAAGGAACTCAAATATTTTTAAAAGACTTTCTGTTAGTTACTAATAGAAAGTCTTTTTTGGATAGTAAAAAAGTTTGGAGCGTTGATAAAAGACGACTTCATTATGTTTAATAAATATATTAATGCAAGACTAATTGATGCAATAATTTACAATATAAAATAATGAGAAAAATATTGTGAAATATCTTAACATTTTAGTTTATTGGGTATACACTAAATATAATTCTATCTTCAATAAGTGTGGGGCTTATTGAAGATAGATATACGTCACCTTTGTCAGTCGGGCATCAAATAATAAAAGGGGCTGTTGTAATGCAAACGCATTTAATTATTACGCTAGATGGGAAGGATTATTTAGTAGAACCGGGTACAAACTTACTTCAATTTATTAAATCTCAAGACACTTTTGTACCATCTATT
The genomic region above belongs to Staphylococcus durrellii and contains:
- a CDS encoding inositol monophosphatase family protein; its protein translation is MEKEDLLHIDENIRQWLSTLDDVIPQLIAEMKTTTKQNRFDLVTNVDKTIQYHFEQFLKQHYPQHQLFAEEKNNDEVKPREGHVWIMDPIDGTTNLVKQQTDYCIILGYFVDGVPTLSYIYDYPKQTLHKAIKGHGAYTNGKLIPQPESQPLKDLIISFNSQVMNNDTINALYDAAFSYRFIGSCGLDSVRVIHGQFGAHINTNPKPWDIAAQFLLAEELGLKMTTLSNEELDFATSGPFIISNKGCHEEILKILNSGNGYEIF
- a CDS encoding LCP family protein, producing the protein MSAPKKVVLWIIAILVILAIVAVIYLGFKIFSVGNAIHNPLDRNKSSLRSNDVNLKKGDPFTIAFFGVDSDAKRAANNGGQRSDSIMVVSMNPKKKTSEIVSIPRDTQAKIVGRGTTEKINHAYAYGGANMGVKSLEKLLNVPIDHYATIDMDGMKEMIDTMGGVTVVSNSTFSYDGQSFEKGQKMHLNGKQAMAFIRSRKQSGAGGDFGRQQRQQIVMEALANKLTSVKSVTHFNSLTNHVKDNVKTDLSIGDINTIRSKYKKANDTVHRHQLDGQGGIQDDGLYYFVPSDDSLNSIKSAIDKNLGI